Proteins encoded by one window of Planktothrix tepida PCC 9214:
- a CDS encoding DNA methyltransferase, producing MPNTLFLVNQLRKLFLSQDVKDFNIGLPQKLLDIEDKNRSNLFCWRGQFSPQLIENIMLAYTPKNAIIFDPFIGSGTVLYTAGCLGLKALGFELNPAAWILSRTYQLINLKREEREKIIASINQKLENLFSISSFFESQYYQPIPIDKFEKKIKFLYENLEGEESIIVDTLVILLDISDKSNLMREKIYKTSSKLYELIRDMPYSEEKIISFLGDARQIPLEEDQINFVITSPPYINVFNYHQNYRNSVELLGWNLLKIAKSEIGSNRANRGNRFLTVIQYCLDLVAVLQELQRICQKETRIIFVVGYQSTVLGVPFYNSEIIIELVKQSGVFEQVLTQKRKFKNKFGQIIREDLLHLINKKVYLSVQNWDTIARQVAKKALSQGLEVVSEKNKFFLQEAINKLPDVNSSPYWY from the coding sequence ATGCCCAATACATTATTCTTGGTTAATCAGCTTAGAAAACTATTTTTAAGTCAAGATGTAAAAGATTTTAACATAGGTTTACCTCAAAAACTTCTGGATATTGAAGATAAAAATAGATCCAACTTATTTTGTTGGAGAGGGCAGTTTTCCCCTCAGTTAATTGAAAATATCATGCTTGCCTATACGCCGAAAAACGCTATTATTTTTGATCCATTTATAGGCAGTGGAACTGTTCTATATACAGCAGGATGTTTAGGCTTAAAAGCATTAGGTTTTGAACTTAATCCAGCAGCTTGGATTTTAAGCAGAACCTATCAACTAATTAATTTAAAACGAGAGGAACGAGAAAAGATTATTGCCTCGATCAATCAAAAATTAGAGAATCTATTTTCAATATCTAGCTTTTTTGAGAGCCAATATTATCAACCCATACCAATAGACAAGTTTGAAAAAAAAATAAAATTTCTTTATGAAAACTTAGAAGGAGAGGAGAGCATTATTGTAGATACCTTAGTCATTCTATTAGATATCTCAGACAAGAGTAATTTAATGAGAGAAAAGATTTACAAAACCTCTTCTAAACTGTATGAATTAATTCGAGATATGCCTTACTCTGAAGAAAAAATTATCAGTTTTTTAGGGGATGCACGTCAAATTCCATTAGAAGAGGATCAAATAAATTTTGTGATCACCTCTCCTCCCTACATCAATGTTTTTAATTATCATCAAAATTATCGAAATTCTGTAGAATTATTAGGATGGAACTTACTGAAAATTGCAAAGTCTGAAATTGGTTCAAATCGAGCTAACCGAGGAAATCGATTTTTGACAGTCATTCAATATTGTTTGGATTTAGTCGCTGTTCTTCAAGAACTTCAAAGAATTTGCCAAAAGGAAACACGGATTATTTTTGTAGTTGGTTATCAATCAACGGTTTTAGGTGTTCCTTTTTATAACTCAGAAATTATTATTGAATTAGTTAAACAGTCTGGAGTTTTTGAACAGGTACTTACTCAAAAGCGTAAATTTAAAAATAAGTTTGGTCAAATCATCCGAGAAGATTTATTACATCTTATTAATAAAAAAGTTTATTTATCGGTTCAAAACTGGGATACAATTGCTAGACAGGTTGCGAAAAAAGCACTCAGTCAAGGATTAGAGGTGGTTTCAGAAAAAAATAAATTTTTTCTCCAAGAGGCAATTAATAAACTTCCTGATGTGAACTCATCTCCCTATTGGTATTAA
- a CDS encoding Bpu10I family restriction endonuclease: MIKFPTPHYDKLKACLNNPQLPPADLEGVQESLKQYQQWIKALESVTPGQADTVEKLVEETNRYQRFIELDLIFDSSDNFLYRQKGQLKLDNTILEEFLPQLIYRSLQGIDESFEIGPRNTFSGLSFLSSLGNIGQGGEPSLRTKNQDFVLGKKLYLKTAFDSGFHNYKLLESHLGYVCAECKTNLDKTMFQEAVATSRDLKIAVPASLYFLVCEFLDMMPVSIISTQIDDVLIVRKNKRLPANIRQQYKTPESRKRYRQSYADFLDSSKYYPDVFQRMINKIQILIDDTAPEIDKILKRGHF; the protein is encoded by the coding sequence ATGATTAAATTCCCAACTCCTCATTATGATAAACTGAAAGCTTGTTTGAATAATCCTCAATTACCTCCTGCTGATTTGGAAGGAGTTCAAGAATCTCTAAAACAATATCAACAATGGATAAAAGCCTTAGAATCTGTAACACCAGGTCAAGCAGATACGGTAGAAAAATTAGTGGAGGAAACTAATCGCTATCAGCGTTTTATTGAATTGGATTTAATCTTTGATAGTTCTGACAATTTTCTATATCGTCAAAAGGGACAACTAAAATTGGATAATACAATTCTTGAAGAATTTCTTCCTCAATTGATATACAGAAGTTTACAGGGAATTGATGAATCCTTTGAAATAGGGCCTAGAAATACTTTTTCTGGGTTAAGTTTTTTGTCTTCTTTGGGAAATATAGGTCAGGGAGGTGAACCGAGTTTAAGAACGAAAAACCAAGATTTTGTTTTAGGAAAAAAATTATATTTAAAAACTGCTTTTGATAGTGGATTTCACAACTATAAGCTGCTTGAATCTCATTTAGGGTATGTTTGTGCTGAATGTAAAACTAATTTAGATAAAACGATGTTTCAAGAAGCAGTGGCTACTAGCAGAGATTTAAAAATAGCTGTTCCTGCTTCTTTGTATTTTTTAGTCTGTGAATTTTTAGATATGATGCCTGTTTCTATTATTTCAACACAGATTGATGATGTATTAATTGTAAGAAAAAATAAGCGTTTACCTGCTAATATTCGTCAGCAATATAAAACACCAGAATCTCGAAAGAGATATCGCCAATCCTATGCAGATTTTCTGGACTCTTCAAAATATTATCCTGATGTATTTCAAAGAATGATTAATAAAATTCAGATTTTAATTGATGATACAGCACCAGAAATTGATAAAATTTTAAAAAGAGGACATTTTTAA
- a CDS encoding glycosyltransferase family 4 protein, which yields MKIAIISSGFLPVIDGVTVSAMMRLQRLSQWGHEVLFFCPDYSTIESIYPNWREYTGNILPGVRVCNIPSTSFLGIDFERNPSIQSYSIVLKELEQFQPDIIHVDEPERLFFGFFRRAGIDYAKKAKIPCIAFFRTWFLSYAEDYIPLPKFAVEIIQEIFRRIFAWIYNSYDITLFTSKITYKIAPQMGIKNAVYSNLAGFEAERFDLNLKEDNFFGKYYNLPELDPLTKLVFVGRLTPDKGWSFTLKAMAKLAKQIDLEKVGFIIVGDGQMKDEIINGLAKYTRHVYFLGRVPYDQVPAVYANSDIHITTSERESRGLTVLEAFASGIPVLVPRAGGLVENVQDGENGLIYTPQDPEDFTQKLKQLIDDPILRKTMGQQGLKSVGNYSWDRVIKNLVEIWEQNVMK from the coding sequence ATGAAAATTGCAATTATTTCCTCTGGTTTTCTTCCGGTTATTGATGGTGTTACAGTCAGTGCCATGATGCGACTACAACGGTTAAGTCAGTGGGGACATGAAGTGTTATTTTTCTGTCCCGACTATAGCACCATTGAAAGCATTTACCCCAATTGGCGAGAGTATACGGGAAATATTTTACCGGGTGTGCGGGTTTGTAATATACCCAGTACATCGTTTTTAGGAATTGATTTTGAGCGTAATCCTTCAATTCAATCCTATTCGATTGTCTTAAAAGAATTAGAACAATTTCAGCCTGATATTATCCATGTTGATGAACCTGAACGGCTATTCTTTGGATTTTTTAGACGGGCTGGAATTGATTATGCTAAAAAAGCTAAAATTCCTTGTATTGCCTTTTTTAGAACTTGGTTTCTATCCTACGCAGAAGATTATATTCCTTTACCTAAATTTGCCGTTGAAATTATCCAAGAAATTTTCAGACGCATTTTTGCTTGGATTTATAATAGTTATGATATCACTTTATTTACCAGCAAAATCACCTATAAAATTGCTCCCCAAATGGGAATTAAAAATGCGGTTTATTCCAATTTAGCGGGATTTGAGGCTGAACGGTTTGACCTGAATTTAAAAGAAGATAACTTTTTTGGAAAATATTATAATTTACCCGAATTAGACCCTTTAACCAAATTAGTGTTTGTTGGTCGTTTAACGCCGGATAAGGGTTGGAGTTTTACGTTAAAAGCGATGGCAAAACTAGCAAAACAAATCGATTTAGAAAAGGTCGGTTTTATTATTGTTGGGGATGGACAAATGAAAGATGAAATTATCAACGGTTTAGCAAAGTATACCCGCCATGTTTACTTCCTCGGTCGAGTTCCTTATGACCAAGTTCCAGCAGTTTATGCCAATAGCGATATTCATATTACTACATCTGAGCGAGAATCGAGGGGATTAACCGTATTAGAAGCATTTGCGTCCGGTATTCCCGTGTTAGTTCCCCGTGCGGGTGGGTTGGTTGAGAACGTTCAAGACGGAGAAAATGGATTAATCTATACGCCTCAAGATCCAGAAGATTTTACTCAAAAATTAAAACAATTAATTGATGATCCGATATTAAGAAAAACAATGGGACAGCAAGGATTAAAATCCGTCGGGAATTATAGTTGGGATCGAGTTATTAAAAATTTAGTGGAGATTTGGGAACAAAACGTGATGAAGTAA
- a CDS encoding fatty acyl-AMP ligase: protein MNNFSSLVDLLRDRAESQPDQLAYRFLADGETESGTLTYQQLHQQAILIASYLQSFVSSGDRVLVVYPYSAGLEFIAAFFGCLYAGVIAVTDNPPVSTQAIPKLQTRLESSQCRAILSTETLIQQIQTQFSVETRHGASLRWVGTDRLFSQNLATQWKEPQINGDTIAFLQYTSGSTGTPKGVMVTHQNVIHNSEIIYKAFGHNPNSRGLIWLPLFHDMGLIGGIIQPLYGRFPVTLMSPISLVQKPFRWLEAVSEYQATTSGGPNFAYDLVCRTATPEKLEKLDLSSWDVAFSGAEPVRLETLKRFAEIFGPCGFKAEAFYPCYGMAETTLFISGGNKHQTPKSLWVDAAALEQNQVIIQPSTKTRSLVSCGFPWLGDEVIIVDPEQLTRRDDDQVGEILVSGKGVGLGYWGKPEDTETTFKVYVDGQGPYLRTGDLGFLHEGELYITGRIKDMMILWGRNRYPQEIEATLDTCHPAIRPGHSAAFSIETEIGEQLIIASEIERRYLRNLNIEEVVNAIRQAVAEQNTVDIFAIVLLKTTTIPKTTSGKIQRRACRTKFLEGSLDIVGQWQLNSESSQLTELANRS from the coding sequence ATGAACAATTTTTCCAGTTTAGTCGATTTACTGCGCGATCGCGCCGAATCTCAACCGGATCAACTGGCTTATCGGTTTTTAGCCGATGGGGAAACCGAGTCAGGAACCTTAACGTATCAGCAGTTACATCAACAAGCAATCTTGATCGCCTCTTATCTGCAATCTTTTGTATCATCGGGCGATCGCGTTTTAGTCGTTTATCCCTATAGTGCGGGCTTAGAATTTATTGCGGCGTTTTTCGGCTGTTTATATGCAGGTGTGATCGCCGTCACCGATAACCCTCCGGTATCAACCCAAGCTATTCCGAAGCTACAAACCCGTTTAGAATCTTCTCAATGTCGGGCGATTTTAAGTACAGAAACATTAATTCAACAGATACAAACCCAATTCTCCGTAGAGACGCGCCATGGCGCGTCTCTACGTTGGGTGGGGACTGATCGCCTTTTTTCCCAAAACCTCGCTACACAATGGAAAGAACCGCAAATTAACGGGGATACAATCGCTTTTTTACAATATACTTCCGGTTCAACGGGGACTCCAAAAGGAGTTATGGTCACTCATCAAAATGTTATCCATAATTCCGAGATTATTTATAAAGCCTTTGGACATAACCCCAATAGTCGAGGATTAATTTGGCTTCCCCTGTTTCATGATATGGGATTAATTGGAGGGATAATTCAACCCTTATATGGAAGATTTCCCGTTACCTTAATGTCCCCTATTTCCTTAGTGCAGAAACCCTTTCGTTGGTTAGAAGCAGTTTCTGAATATCAAGCCACCACAAGTGGCGGGCCAAATTTTGCCTATGATTTAGTCTGTCGGACAGCAACTCCAGAAAAGTTAGAAAAGTTAGATTTAAGTTCCTGGGATGTGGCTTTTTCCGGTGCTGAACCTGTCCGCTTGGAAACCCTCAAACGATTTGCAGAAATTTTTGGCCCCTGTGGGTTCAAAGCCGAAGCCTTTTACCCCTGTTACGGAATGGCCGAAACTACCCTATTTATTTCCGGTGGAAACAAACACCAAACCCCCAAAAGTCTCTGGGTCGATGCAGCCGCCTTAGAACAAAATCAAGTGATTATTCAACCATCAACAAAAACCCGATCTCTCGTCAGTTGTGGCTTTCCTTGGTTGGGAGATGAGGTCATTATTGTTGATCCTGAACAGTTAACACGACGAGATGACGATCAAGTTGGTGAAATCTTGGTATCAGGAAAGGGTGTGGGTTTGGGATATTGGGGAAAACCAGAAGATACGGAAACCACCTTTAAGGTTTATGTCGATGGACAAGGCCCCTATTTACGCACAGGAGATTTAGGGTTTTTGCATGAAGGAGAATTATATATTACCGGACGCATCAAGGACATGATGATTCTGTGGGGAAGAAACCGTTATCCCCAGGAAATTGAAGCCACACTGGATACCTGTCACCCCGCCATTCGTCCGGGTCATAGTGCGGCGTTTTCCATTGAAACGGAAATTGGAGAACAGTTAATTATTGCATCTGAAATTGAACGGCGTTACCTGCGGAACTTGAACATTGAAGAAGTGGTCAATGCTATTCGTCAAGCCGTCGCCGAACAGAATACCGTTGATATTTTTGCCATTGTATTATTGAAAACCACGACCATTCCTAAAACCACCAGTGGTAAAATTCAACGTCGTGCTTGTCGAACTAAATTCCTAGAAGGCAGTTTAGATATTGTTGGACAATGGCAATTAAATTCAGAATCCAGTCAATTAACAGAACTAGCCAATCGTTCTTAA
- a CDS encoding aspartyl/asparaginyl beta-hydroxylase domain-containing protein yields the protein MKQEKISEKIRYFLLYKIGAKILWTFEKLIPEYSLIEDTAFFEPTQFPWSKELEANWHLIRQELEQILKVQEQLPNFQDISPDQGYSTTQDNLWKTYFFYGYGIKVDKNCQRCPETTRLIEQIPGMKTAFFSILLPGKHIPEHRGPYKGVIRCLLGLKIPEPREKCRIRVGEETRYWEEGKCMIFDDSFPHEAWNETDGVRVVLFLDIMRPLRFPLSIINELFLKLITMSPFVQDGYANQRKWDVRLEQVFAAQKGGVTPP from the coding sequence ATGAAACAAGAAAAAATATCAGAAAAAATTAGGTATTTTCTGTTGTATAAAATTGGAGCAAAAATATTATGGACATTTGAAAAATTAATCCCTGAATATTCATTAATTGAAGATACCGCTTTTTTTGAACCTACTCAATTTCCGTGGTCAAAAGAGTTAGAAGCCAATTGGCATTTAATTCGCCAAGAGTTAGAGCAAATTCTGAAAGTTCAAGAACAACTACCAAATTTTCAAGATATTTCCCCTGATCAAGGGTATAGTACCACTCAAGATAATTTATGGAAAACCTATTTTTTCTATGGCTATGGAATTAAAGTCGATAAAAATTGCCAACGCTGTCCAGAAACCACCCGTTTAATTGAACAAATTCCAGGGATGAAAACGGCATTTTTTTCAATTTTATTACCCGGAAAACATATTCCAGAACATCGAGGGCCGTATAAGGGAGTCATCCGTTGTTTATTAGGATTAAAAATTCCTGAACCCCGCGAAAAATGTCGAATCCGAGTAGGAGAAGAAACCCGCTATTGGGAAGAAGGCAAATGTATGATTTTTGATGATTCTTTTCCCCATGAAGCTTGGAACGAAACCGATGGTGTTAGAGTCGTTTTATTTTTAGATATTATGCGACCCTTACGGTTTCCCCTGTCGATTATTAATGAACTTTTTCTCAAATTAATTACAATGTCTCCCTTTGTTCAAGACGGTTATGCGAATCAACGGAAATGGGATGTTCGCTTAGAGCAAGTCTTTGCTGCCCAGAAGGGCGGTGTAACTCCACCCTAG
- a CDS encoding fatty acyl-AMP ligase has translation MTGSFDFLKATTLIELLQHRAFQQPNQIAYTFLVDGESETVTLTYQQLNQKAQTIASKLQTICQPQDRILLLYQPGLDYISAFFGCLYAGVIAVPAYPPRPDRSLPRLQAIIQDTNATIALTTESTLSSLQRFFPQMSDIAPLNWLTTDILETEIENNWQPPAINPQTLAFLQYTSGSTATPKGVMISHQNLLHNLAAIYDHFGHSPDSKGVIWLPPYHDMGLIGGVLEPLFGGFPVILMSPLMFVQNPLRWLQTISRYQGTTSGGPNFAYDLCVRKVFGKGGVNPSLQLDHLDLSSWEVAFNGAEPINHNVMERFTQTFAPYGFRREAFYPCYGMAEATLMITGGLKTAAPIFKTVDGIALKNNKIIGIDEPTANLTENAKTFVGCGQCLSDQKVLIVNPETFNRCQAGEVGEIWVSGPSVGQGYWNKSEETGTLFKAYLTTGEGPFLRTGDLGFLDAEELFITGRIKDIIIINGRNHYPQDIEWTVEQSHPLIRPSGVAGFSIDVDGEERLVVAVEMERQYWQQLRTQENGNGSAKTSIKQQVIQSIRRAISQNHDLQVHTTVLLKPGSLPKTSSGKIQRHACRSSFLAGNLGE, from the coding sequence ATGACTGGTTCATTTGATTTTTTAAAAGCGACCACTTTAATTGAACTTTTACAACATCGGGCATTCCAGCAACCGAATCAGATTGCTTATACATTTTTAGTTGATGGAGAATCGGAAACTGTTACATTGACCTATCAACAATTAAACCAAAAAGCTCAAACTATTGCGAGTAAATTACAAACTATTTGTCAACCGCAAGATCGAATTTTGTTATTGTATCAACCTGGATTAGATTATATTAGTGCGTTTTTCGGTTGTTTATATGCTGGAGTGATTGCTGTTCCCGCCTATCCCCCTCGACCCGATCGCTCCCTTCCTCGTTTACAAGCGATTATTCAAGATACAAATGCAACGATTGCTTTAACGACAGAATCCACCTTATCCAGTTTACAACGGTTTTTTCCGCAAATGTCTGATATTGCACCGTTAAATTGGTTGACAACCGATATTTTAGAAACAGAAATTGAAAATAATTGGCAACCTCCAGCAATTAATCCTCAAACTCTTGCCTTTTTACAATATACCTCCGGTTCTACCGCAACCCCCAAAGGGGTGATGATTTCTCATCAAAATTTATTGCATAATTTAGCAGCCATTTATGATCATTTTGGTCATTCCCCGGATAGTAAAGGAGTCATTTGGTTGCCTCCTTATCATGATATGGGATTAATTGGCGGCGTTTTAGAACCTCTGTTTGGTGGATTTCCAGTTATTTTAATGTCGCCTTTGATGTTTGTGCAAAATCCGTTACGCTGGTTACAAACCATTTCTCGATATCAAGGAACCACCAGTGGTGGCCCTAATTTTGCCTATGATTTATGTGTGAGGAAAGTCTTCGGGAAGGGTGGGGTTAACCCGTCGTTACAGTTAGATCATTTAGATTTAAGCAGTTGGGAAGTGGCATTTAATGGAGCAGAACCGATTAATCATAACGTGATGGAACGATTTACTCAAACTTTTGCCCCCTATGGGTTTAGGCGAGAAGCGTTTTATCCTTGTTATGGTATGGCTGAAGCAACTTTAATGATTACCGGAGGCTTAAAAACAGCAGCACCCATTTTTAAAACCGTTGATGGAATTGCCTTAAAAAATAACAAGATTATTGGCATTGATGAACCCACCGCTAACTTAACAGAAAATGCTAAAACCTTTGTCGGTTGTGGTCAATGTTTATCGGATCAAAAAGTATTGATTGTTAATCCTGAAACCTTTAATCGTTGTCAAGCTGGAGAAGTGGGGGAAATTTGGGTTTCTGGGCCGAGCGTGGGACAGGGATATTGGAATAAATCGGAAGAAACGGGAACCTTATTTAAGGCTTACTTAACAACAGGAGAAGGCCCATTTTTAAGAACAGGAGATTTAGGATTTTTAGATGCTGAAGAATTATTTATTACCGGAAGAATCAAAGACATTATTATTATTAACGGTCGCAACCATTATCCCCAAGATATTGAATGGACAGTTGAACAAAGTCACCCCTTAATTCGTCCCAGTGGAGTAGCCGGATTTTCGATTGATGTCGATGGAGAAGAACGGTTAGTCGTGGCGGTGGAGATGGAACGTCAATATTGGCAACAACTCCGTACTCAGGAAAATGGTAATGGTTCGGCTAAAACCTCAATTAAACAGCAGGTGATTCAATCCATTCGTCGGGCTATCTCTCAAAATCATGATTTACAGGTTCATACAACCGTATTATTAAAACCGGGAAGTTTACCTAAAACCTCTAGTGGTAAAATTCAACGCCATGCTTGTCGTTCTAGTTTTTTAGCCGGAAACTTGGGCGAGTAA
- a CDS encoding acyl carrier protein → MQVLNASMNGTKPQQPSGTVRHPEWSVNGIESFQSVTTIEEWLVSQLAERLGLEASEIEIQEDFGNYGLNSIEAINLSGDLETILGRRLPPTLLWDYPNIATLAEYLATQAKLDIAQYQNGISPEDAEHLLHHLDQLSDAEVDSLLNILLAEQEDHND, encoded by the coding sequence ATGCAAGTGTTAAATGCGTCTATGAATGGGACAAAACCCCAACAACCATCGGGAACGGTGCGTCATCCAGAGTGGTCGGTGAATGGCATTGAATCTTTCCAGTCTGTTACCACAATTGAGGAATGGTTAGTTAGTCAACTGGCAGAGCGGTTGGGGTTAGAAGCGTCAGAGATTGAGATACAGGAGGATTTTGGCAATTATGGCCTCAACTCCATTGAAGCGATTAATCTCTCTGGAGACTTAGAAACAATTTTAGGTCGCCGACTTCCCCCGACTTTGTTGTGGGATTATCCCAATATTGCCACCTTGGCTGAATATTTAGCAACTCAGGCTAAACTCGATATCGCTCAATATCAGAATGGCATTTCCCCTGAAGATGCTGAACATCTTTTGCATCATTTGGATCAATTGTCGGATGCAGAGGTTGATAGTTTATTAAATATTTTATTAGCGGAACAGGAAGACCACAATGATTAA
- a CDS encoding aminotransferase class I/II-fold pyridoxal phosphate-dependent enzyme, whose amino-acid sequence MINLSPSVSQLSSQEKRSLLADLLRKKAQSISLPEIPVEYYQFNQFPEYLHLKQQQQELAALGLGNPFFRAQEGIANDQARIGGQDYINYATYNYLGMCGDPKVSQGAKEAIDRYGTSAGASRLLSGEKVIHQELEREIADFIGVEDSIVFVGGHATNVTTVGHLFKQHDLILHDALSHNSLMQGAVLSGATAIAFPHNDCQALERMLRERRHRYQRVLIIVEGVYSTDGDIPNLPELIEIKKRHKAFLMVDEAHSIGVLGKQGRGISEYFGMNPHDVDLWMGTLSKSFASCGGYIAGSQALIEYLKYTAPGFVFSVGISPPNAASVIAAIRLLKTEPQRVERLHQQAQLFLTLAKDKGLNTGLSQDSPVIPIIVGDSWKSVQLSQNLFKRGINVPFMFYPSVPKNAARLRFFITCNHTEEQIRYTVDTLAEEVAKLPENH is encoded by the coding sequence ATGATTAATTTATCCCCCTCAGTCAGTCAGTTATCCTCTCAAGAAAAGCGATCACTTTTGGCGGACTTACTGCGGAAGAAAGCACAATCTATTTCCCTTCCTGAGATTCCTGTCGAATATTATCAATTTAATCAATTTCCTGAATATCTGCATCTGAAACAACAACAGCAAGAACTGGCGGCTTTAGGATTAGGAAACCCCTTTTTTAGGGCGCAAGAAGGCATTGCCAATGATCAAGCCAGGATTGGAGGTCAGGATTATATTAATTATGCCACTTATAATTATTTAGGAATGTGTGGCGATCCGAAGGTTTCTCAAGGTGCAAAAGAGGCAATTGATCGATATGGAACCTCTGCGGGAGCCAGTCGGTTATTATCAGGTGAAAAAGTGATTCACCAAGAACTAGAACGAGAAATTGCTGATTTTATTGGCGTTGAAGATAGTATTGTTTTTGTGGGAGGTCATGCCACGAACGTAACAACGGTGGGGCATTTATTCAAACAACATGATTTAATTTTACATGATGCCCTGAGTCATAATAGTTTAATGCAAGGGGCTGTTTTATCGGGGGCAACGGCGATCGCATTTCCCCATAATGATTGCCAAGCCTTAGAACGAATGTTACGAGAACGGCGTCATCGCTATCAACGGGTTTTAATTATTGTAGAAGGAGTTTATAGTACCGATGGAGATATTCCCAATTTACCGGAATTAATTGAGATTAAAAAACGTCATAAAGCCTTTTTAATGGTGGATGAAGCGCACTCCATTGGGGTTTTAGGAAAACAGGGTCGGGGTATTAGTGAATATTTTGGCATGAATCCCCATGATGTTGATTTATGGATGGGAACTTTAAGTAAATCCTTTGCTAGTTGTGGAGGCTATATTGCTGGATCTCAAGCATTAATTGAATATCTGAAATATACTGCGCCAGGATTTGTTTTTAGTGTGGGGATTTCTCCTCCAAATGCCGCTTCTGTAATTGCTGCTATTCGCTTGTTAAAAACCGAACCCCAACGAGTTGAACGATTACATCAACAAGCGCAATTGTTTTTAACGTTAGCCAAAGATAAAGGGTTAAATACAGGATTAAGTCAAGATTCTCCCGTAATTCCGATTATTGTCGGAGATTCTTGGAAATCCGTGCAACTGTCTCAAAATCTGTTTAAGCGGGGAATTAATGTTCCCTTTATGTTTTATCCCTCTGTGCCTAAAAATGCAGCCCGTTTGCGATTTTTTATTACTTGCAACCACACAGAAGAACAAATTCGTTATACTGTAGACACTCTTGCCGAAGAAGTGGCAAAATTACCAGAAAATCATTGA